In a genomic window of Acidobacteriota bacterium:
- a CDS encoding zf-HC2 domain-containing protein: MRFLSCAAVQRRLEAYYDHELPVDEQYAVEYHLEGCPICHSNIGALTDVGTALRGLAASRPAPEELETLATSVVSRFTAENEQRFPVRLERMFEDMHLVWAGLGATAATLTCAVLLATFWDLSPAVRADSLAGIIGAMSAPGSDRNPVSFNDRILPPRFSSPDDPIAAMLAGRAVTEGDLVLALAAVVTQEGRVAYPELLSTSVHDREAVGRVLDALAAARLEPASLRGAPIAVNLVWLLTHTTVRAKAFS; this comes from the coding sequence ATGAGATTCCTCAGTTGCGCCGCCGTGCAGCGCCGTCTCGAGGCCTACTACGACCACGAGCTGCCGGTCGACGAGCAGTACGCCGTCGAATACCACCTCGAGGGCTGTCCGATCTGCCATTCGAACATCGGGGCCCTGACCGACGTGGGCACGGCCCTGCGAGGGTTGGCGGCTTCGCGGCCGGCGCCCGAGGAACTCGAGACGCTCGCCACGAGCGTGGTGAGCCGGTTCACGGCCGAGAACGAGCAGCGCTTCCCGGTCCGCCTCGAGCGCATGTTCGAGGACATGCACCTCGTGTGGGCCGGCCTCGGCGCCACGGCCGCGACGCTGACCTGCGCGGTGCTGCTGGCCACGTTCTGGGACCTGTCGCCGGCCGTGCGTGCCGACTCCCTGGCCGGCATCATCGGCGCCATGAGCGCGCCGGGTTCCGATCGCAATCCCGTCTCGTTCAACGACCGCATCCTGCCGCCGCGGTTCTCGTCGCCAGACGACCCGATCGCGGCGATGCTGGCCGGCCGCGCGGTGACCGAGGGCGACCTCGTGCTGGCGCTGGCCGCGGTCGTGACCCAGGAAGGGCGCGTCGCGTACCCGGAACTGCTCTCGACGAGCGTCCACGACCGCGAGGCCGTGGGCCGCGTACTGGACGCGCTGGCGGCGGCCCGGCTCGAGCCGGCCAGCCTCCGCGGCGCGCCGATCGCCGTCAATCTCGTCTGGCTCCTCACGCACACGACGGTCCGCGCCAAGGCCTTCAGCTGA
- a CDS encoding type I 3-dehydroquinate dehydratase: MAPQICATVTGPSMRALCEARDQAVGADLVELRLDTVDHLDVRQALAGRRRPVIATCRAAWEGGHFTGSEDERERVLLGALEAGADWVDVEWRASFRDRVVKRAPDRAIVSVHDFEGVPGDVESLIAAMRSTRAAMAKLAVTPGRLAALGALAALGARHGHDGRLVFVAMGAAGLLSRVLPARFGSRWTYAGDAVAPGQVTLARLVHEFRVRQAGPSTRLFGVVGRPVAHSLSPSMHNAAFTAAGLDAMYVPMEAADFDDFLACADAFGVEGASVTAPFKTDAYAAASPADDLVASLGAANTLRRATDGWMARNTDIDGFLAPLDVGTLAGRRAAVLGAGGAARAVVAALVQAGMDVTVYARRPEMGSALAEAFHVAARPWPPERESWDLLVNTTPAGTWPRVDESPLSDFRPPAQGLVYDLVYNPAETRLLADARRAGCRTIGGLAMLVAQAERQFAWWTGALPPDGVMRTAAEAALQQRRSRSEPRALPPGR, encoded by the coding sequence ATGGCGCCGCAGATTTGTGCGACCGTGACGGGGCCGTCGATGCGAGCCCTCTGCGAGGCGAGGGACCAGGCGGTCGGCGCCGACCTCGTCGAGCTGCGCCTCGACACGGTCGACCACCTCGATGTCCGTCAGGCCCTCGCCGGTCGCCGGCGTCCCGTCATCGCCACCTGCAGGGCCGCCTGGGAGGGCGGCCACTTCACGGGCAGCGAGGACGAGCGCGAGCGAGTGCTCCTGGGGGCGCTCGAGGCCGGCGCGGACTGGGTCGACGTCGAATGGCGCGCGAGCTTCCGCGACCGCGTGGTGAAGCGGGCACCAGACCGCGCCATCGTCTCGGTTCACGACTTCGAGGGCGTGCCGGGCGATGTCGAATCGCTCATCGCCGCGATGCGGTCGACGAGGGCCGCGATGGCCAAGCTCGCCGTCACGCCCGGCCGGCTGGCCGCGCTCGGCGCCCTGGCCGCCCTCGGCGCGCGCCACGGCCACGATGGCCGTCTGGTCTTCGTGGCCATGGGCGCGGCGGGCCTGCTGTCGCGGGTCCTGCCGGCGCGGTTCGGCTCGCGGTGGACGTACGCCGGCGACGCGGTGGCGCCGGGGCAGGTCACGCTCGCCCGGCTGGTCCACGAGTTCCGCGTGCGCCAGGCAGGTCCGTCCACCCGTCTCTTCGGAGTCGTGGGCCGGCCGGTCGCGCACTCGCTGTCGCCCTCCATGCACAACGCCGCGTTCACGGCCGCGGGCCTCGATGCGATGTACGTGCCCATGGAGGCGGCGGACTTCGACGATTTCCTGGCGTGCGCCGACGCGTTCGGCGTCGAGGGTGCCAGCGTCACCGCACCGTTCAAGACCGACGCGTACGCGGCAGCCTCGCCGGCTGACGATCTCGTGGCCTCGCTGGGCGCGGCCAACACGTTGCGCCGTGCGACCGACGGCTGGATGGCGCGAAACACGGACATCGACGGGTTCCTTGCGCCGCTGGACGTCGGCACCCTGGCCGGCCGGCGCGCGGCCGTGCTCGGCGCCGGTGGCGCGGCGCGCGCGGTCGTGGCCGCGCTCGTGCAGGCCGGCATGGACGTGACGGTCTACGCGCGGCGGCCCGAGATGGGGTCAGCCCTCGCGGAGGCGTTCCACGTCGCCGCCCGTCCGTGGCCGCCTGAGCGGGAATCCTGGGACCTGCTCGTGAACACCACGCCGGCCGGCACCTGGCCCCGCGTCGACGAGAGCCCGCTCTCCGACTTCCGGCCGCCCGCGCAGGGCCTCGTCTACGACCTGGTCTACAACCCCGCCGAGACGCGGCTGCTGGCCGACGCGCGGCGCGCGGGGTGCCGCACGATTGGCGGGCTCGCCATGCTCGTGGCGCAGGCCGAGCGGCAGTTCGCGTGGTGGACCGGAGCGCTGCCGCCCGACGGCGTGATGCGCACCGCGGCGGAGGCGGCGTTGCAGCAGCGGAGGAGTCGGTCGGAACCGAGGGCGCTTCCGCCGGGCAGGTGA
- the trpE gene encoding anthranilate synthase component I: MQQTSFDEFVELARRGTFVPIFKEIMADLLTPVSAFLKIAQDADYAFLLESVEGGERVARYSFLGKDPFLVLRSRDGRAVVEQRGETRVLDEPFVAALRRLMSEYRAPFVPELPRFTGGAVGCFGYDVAPWFEPALEPAWARYAPQTAPGGDQAAFMLFDTVLAFDHVKHRILVIANARVTPDEDPEALYQFACARIQFLERELERSLSTPAPGAAAPSPVQSNTDRASFEAAVRRAKDHIAAGDIYQVVLSQRFETDAAADPFTVYRALRHVNPSPYMYFLRMGGVSVVGSSPEMLVRVEGRRVETHPIAGTRARGRTLEEDLRLGEELKRDEKERAEHVMLVDLGRNDLGRVCEYGSVRVPQYMALERYSHVMHLVSRVEGQLAEDRDRLDALVSCFPAGTVSGAPKIRAMEIIAELEGAPRGLYAGAVGYIDFAGNLDCCITIRTIVIERGRAFVQAGAGIVADSNPGAEYEESCDKARALLRAIELASSGLR, encoded by the coding sequence ATGCAGCAGACGAGCTTCGACGAGTTCGTGGAACTGGCGCGGCGGGGGACGTTCGTGCCGATCTTCAAGGAAATCATGGCCGACCTGCTCACGCCGGTGTCGGCCTTCCTGAAGATTGCGCAGGATGCCGACTACGCCTTCCTTCTCGAGAGCGTGGAAGGCGGTGAACGCGTCGCCCGCTACTCGTTCCTCGGCAAGGATCCCTTTCTGGTGCTCCGGTCCCGCGACGGCCGCGCCGTGGTCGAGCAGCGCGGCGAGACGCGGGTGCTCGACGAGCCGTTCGTCGCGGCACTCCGGCGCCTGATGTCCGAGTACCGGGCGCCGTTCGTGCCGGAGCTGCCGCGATTCACGGGCGGGGCCGTCGGGTGTTTCGGGTACGACGTCGCGCCCTGGTTCGAGCCGGCGCTCGAGCCCGCCTGGGCACGGTACGCGCCGCAGACCGCGCCCGGGGGCGATCAGGCGGCGTTCATGCTCTTCGACACGGTCCTCGCGTTCGACCACGTCAAGCATCGCATCCTGGTGATCGCCAACGCGCGCGTGACGCCGGACGAGGATCCGGAGGCGCTGTACCAGTTCGCGTGCGCGCGCATCCAGTTCCTGGAGCGGGAGCTCGAGCGCAGCCTCTCGACGCCGGCTCCAGGCGCCGCGGCGCCGTCGCCGGTCCAGTCCAACACCGATCGCGCCTCGTTCGAGGCCGCCGTGCGGCGGGCGAAGGACCACATCGCGGCGGGCGACATCTACCAGGTCGTGCTCTCACAGCGGTTCGAGACCGACGCCGCCGCCGACCCGTTCACCGTCTATCGGGCGCTGCGCCACGTCAACCCCTCGCCCTATATGTACTTCCTCCGGATGGGCGGCGTGTCGGTCGTCGGCTCGTCGCCCGAGATGCTCGTGCGGGTCGAGGGCCGACGCGTCGAGACGCATCCCATCGCCGGCACCCGCGCACGCGGCCGGACGCTCGAGGAGGACCTGCGGCTCGGCGAGGAGCTGAAGCGCGACGAGAAGGAACGCGCCGAACACGTCATGCTCGTCGATCTCGGGCGCAACGACCTCGGGCGCGTCTGCGAGTACGGCTCGGTGCGGGTGCCTCAGTACATGGCCCTCGAGCGGTACTCGCACGTCATGCACCTCGTGTCCCGGGTCGAGGGGCAGCTCGCCGAGGACCGCGATCGGCTCGACGCGCTCGTGTCGTGCTTTCCGGCGGGCACGGTCTCGGGCGCGCCGAAGATCCGGGCGATGGAGATCATCGCCGAGCTCGAGGGCGCGCCACGCGGACTCTACGCCGGCGCGGTCGGTTACATCGACTTCGCGGGCAACCTCGACTGCTGCATCACCATCCGCACGATCGTCATCGAGCGGGGGCGCGCCTTCGTGCAGGCGGGCGCGGGCATCGTCGCCGACTCGAACCCTGGCGCGGAGTACGAGGAGTCGTGCGACAAGGCGCGAGCGCTGCTGCGCGCCATCGAACTGGCGTCGAGCGGGCTGCGGTAG
- a CDS encoding sigma-70 family RNA polymerase sigma factor, which translates to MAEGLSVKPAPAISWSDVGDRETALVERCAAGDEIACALLVDEHQRMVYQLALHLLGDHNEALDLSQEVFLSVFRTIDRFRGQSALRTWIFRIVVNQARNRQRWWRRRRRSDQVSLDEFIASHGDLPAARDQATPDRVLGQKELAARIQSALDRLPFEQRSAIVLREIDGLSYDEIAFSLGIAIGTVRSRLARAREALRAQLRDA; encoded by the coding sequence ATGGCCGAGGGACTCTCGGTGAAACCAGCGCCCGCCATCAGTTGGTCCGATGTCGGCGATCGCGAGACGGCGCTGGTGGAGCGGTGTGCCGCCGGCGACGAGATCGCCTGCGCCCTGCTCGTCGACGAGCACCAGCGCATGGTGTACCAGCTCGCGCTACACCTGCTCGGCGACCACAACGAGGCCCTCGACCTGTCGCAGGAGGTCTTCCTCAGCGTCTTCCGCACAATTGACCGCTTCCGGGGCCAGTCGGCCCTGCGCACCTGGATCTTCCGCATCGTCGTCAACCAGGCGCGGAACCGTCAGCGCTGGTGGCGTCGCCGGCGCCGGTCGGACCAGGTCTCGCTCGACGAGTTCATCGCCTCCCACGGCGACCTTCCGGCCGCGCGCGATCAGGCCACGCCCGACAGGGTCCTGGGGCAGAAGGAACTCGCCGCGCGGATCCAGTCGGCGCTCGATCGCCTGCCCTTCGAGCAGCGCTCCGCGATCGTCCTCCGGGAGATCGACGGGCTGAGCTACGACGAGATCGCCTTCTCGCTCGGCATCGCCATCGGCACGGTCAGGTCGCGCCTCGCCCGGGCGCGTGAAGCGCTGCGCGCGCAGTTGAGGGACGCATGA